TAAACTATATTGGTGTTGGTGTATTTGTTGGGCGTTATGGATTTTCTGAAGCTACTCTAAATACACTCGTAGGCGCTTGGAATGTAAATGATGTTCTTGCTGGTAAAGGAAGCTACAATTTATATTAGGCACAAACCGGGGGGCTTTGGTCAAGATTTGGTCGAGACTATTACAATATTAAGTGATGATGTAAATGATTAATAAGCTTTGTAGTGGTCTAATCCTTCCGGACACTTCGCTAAGATGGTAAAACTACCAAGCGAGGTGAAGTATGACAACAAAAGGTACACGTCGGCATTTCAAGCCGGAATTTAAGAAAGACGCCGTAGCGCTAGTCTCTGAGCAAGGGTATTCAATTTCTAAAGCAGCAGAGGTTGTAGGAACAACAGCCAATAACCTGCGACGCTGGATAAAGGAACTGAAGCAGGAAGAAGACGGTGTGAGGTTGGATGTAGGTGAGCGCGCAGAATTAGAGCGATTACGACGTGAAAATAAGCAGTTGCGGATGGAGAAAGAAATCCTAAAAAAGGCCAGCGCCTTCTTTGCGAAAGAAATGAAATAAAGTACAGCTTTATTGAAAAACAGCAAGGCAGCTTTCCTGTTAGGGTGCTCTGCCGGGTAATGCAAGTAAGTAAAACTGGTTATTACGATTGGTGTTGCCGTGGTAATAGCTCAATAGATGCTCAAACATGGCAACTATGCCATCGTTTGAAGGCCCTATTTGCAGAATCTAGACAGAGCCTGGGAAGTCGTCGGTTAATGAAGCTGTTACGTAAAGAAGGCTTTGAAGTCGGGCGCTATCGAGTCCGCAAGCTCATGAAAAAGCTAGGCTTGGCAGTAAAGCGTAAGAAGCGATTTACACTGACGACAGACAGTAAACATCACCTGCCGGTCGCAGAGAACCTTCTGAATAGGGAGTTCTCACCGAGTGCTAAAAATCAAGTTTGGACGACTGATATTACATATATTTGGACTTCGCAGGGCTGGTTGTACTTGGCGGTAGTGATTGATCTCTATTCGCGCCGGATTATTGGTTGGCATCTAGATCGGAAGATGGAAACGGCCCTGGTAACTCGTGCGTTGATGATGGCTGTCAATTTGCGTTCGCCCCCAAAAGGTCTCCTGCATCACTCTGATCGTGGCAGTCAGTATGCCAGCCATACCTACCAAACGTTATTGAGTCAGCATGGGATGGTGTGTTCAATGAGCCGTAAGGGAAATTGTTGGGACAACGCACCGACTGAACGTTTCTTCAGCAGCCTGAAGCGGGAGTGGGTAACGGGAAACCTATATCCGACAAGGGAGGATGCGGTAGCAGATGTAAGAGCCTATATTGCTTATTACAACTCACGAAGAATACATACAACACTGGGAGACCTAGCCCCTATCGAATTTGAGAAATGTGCTTAAAGAAGTGTCCGGTTGGAGTTGACCACAACACTTTTTAACTTTACTGTTATTTTTTTCTTGGGCTATTCCTAATTGCATCATATTTTGTGATTCAGTTTAATTCGGCTACTAGAGCCCCTTGTTCTAATTTGCAGTCTTTATCTAAAGACGAAGTGTTATTGGAGCAGTTATGGAGTGGTGTGGAAAATGTACTTAGTAATTTCTCAAATTATCGAGTAGATCACTCAAGAGTTGGATTGATGTACGCTGAGAATGCGTACAATAACTTTGATATTGATTGGGAATTATTTGATATCCCCGTTAATATTGCTTCACTAGAATTTCATGGAAGAAATATCGATTATGGTCATTTTGAAGTCTCACAGGTTGAGAGCATAAAAGTTGGTTATGGTTATAGACACTATTTGGAATTCAAGCTAGCTCCCCACTCGGTTGGTGCAGATCAAGAAAAAGTAAATGATAAATTAAGATATACGGAAGTTCTTATTGAGTGTAGGGAGTAATTGCACAAAACATGCGACAGCAAAGGGCAAATGAAATTGCTGCTGAGGTAACGAAACAGGGGTACTTCCTTAATAAAGGAGAAACGGGTCTACTATATGAGTTAAATTCGGACCTTGAGTTAAAGGTAAAGTTGGATGCACGGTACTTAACTGTTGATATGAAGAGTTGGTTAAATCAAGGAAATTGGCTCAGAAATCTAAACACGTTAACTGGACCTACTTCTTGTTTACATTGCGGTACAGGATATAAAACAGATTTTTACGGAGATGTAAATGTGAGGATTTTCAAATGATGTTATCTAGAAGAGTCTATTTGATTGGCTTACCTCTATTACTAGCTCTGTTAGTATTTGGGTATTGGGTTGTGGGTGACCCACTATCTCCATTTATTTATACTAAAACAGATGATTTTTATAGCCATATATCAAAAGAAGACTCTCCAGATCAGCAACTAAAAATGGTAGTTCCTTATGGAGTGTTTTTTGTCAAAAAGGAAGGGAGTTGGGTGCATGTAGCACGAATGGATGTTTCGGTTATTGAGTGCGATGCTTTCAATGGAAAACGGGACGAAGGCACGATATACAAAAAGCATTTGGAATATTGGTTTTTAGATTTAGATACAGAGAAAGTAATTGGTCCGTTGGATGAAGCTAGAAGGCAGCAATTTATAAAATCAAATGAATTGCAAGAATATGCAACCAAAATTCCTGAGTCATACTTAAAATATGTAAATGACTATGAGTCGGCGTGTGGCGACTAACCCTTAGTGTATAAGCTATTATTCTGGACACCCAAAGACTGGAGAGAAGTGCGAGCCGTGTTTTTAGTGCCAGCTCTAGCGACTATTTCTTTCTGATTTAGTGTTAAGGTGCAGTGGAAGACTGAGAAAATATACTTGGGTTGGAAATCGTGGTTTGGATACAAGCCGGGAAGAGAAGTATCGATAGATTGGGTGGTAACTAGCAGGGTGCTGAAGAAAGGAAGCGCCGACAGTCGCCTATACCGTGCACCCAGCGTTTATTGAGCTGTATACAGGCTTGCTGTACTGTCTCTACTGATCCCACCAATCCTTTAAAGCGACTTTCAAAGTTTCTGTTGAGGTATAGCCAGTGTATTGGTGAGATGCCTAGTTGTTTGAGGATGGGTGGCGTACTTTCAGCAATATAACCTCGTTTTCTGGGGTCTAGATGTCGACCACTCCAGTCCACTAGCTCTAAATAGTGATCCAGCCGAAAGGGCAGCCCTTTAGGCCTATTCAGGCGCTCATTGCCAACAAACGGTATTAAGTCTTTGGGCTACTCACCTGAGATTGCTGCACGAATGCGTTGTTGGATCGAGGTGTGATTAGAATCTTCTGGCGTTTTTGCCATATTGGCATGGATAGGGTTGAGGTCGACATAGGTCATACAGGCGGCGAGGGCTCTTTCATCTAATAAAGCCTGGGACTTGAAACGACCTTCCCAAAAGCGGCCTGTACAATTATCTTCAGTATTGGCCTGACGGGCTATAGACTCGTTTAAACAGCGCAAA
This DNA window, taken from Microbulbifer sp. MKSA007, encodes the following:
- a CDS encoding IS3 family transposase (programmed frameshift), translating into MTTKGTRRHFKPEFKKDAVALVSEQGYSISKAAEVVGTTANNLRRWIKELKQEEDGVRLDVGERAELERLRRENKQLRMEKEIPKKGQRLLCERNEIKYSFIEKQQGSFPVRVLCRVMQVSKTGYYDWCCRGNSSIDAQTWQLCHRLKALFAESRQSLGSRRLMKLLRKEGFEVGRYRVRKLMKKLGLAVKRKKRFTLTTDSKHHLPVAENLLNREFSPSAKNQVWTTDITYIWTSQGWLYLAVVIDLYSRRIIGWHLDRKMETALVTRALMMAVNLRSPPKGLLHHSDRGSQYASHTYQTLLSQHGMVCSMSRKGNCWDNAPTERFFSSLKREWVTGNLYPTREDAVADVRAYIAYYNSRRIHTTLGDLAPIEFEKCA